From Salinicoccus roseus, the proteins below share one genomic window:
- a CDS encoding ornithine cyclodeaminase family protein: protein MITLTDEQIEKEYHMHHAIADVKSVLQDLKDDAIIQAPRTVLPVDDNSSMLYMPCISTASKISIIKTVSIFPVNKDLPTTQGNLLVTDLTKGEHKATMDASYLTRLRTGAMTAIATERLARKDAKTLGAIGTGNMAFEQVLGVIEVRDIGRIVLFNRTKEKAEAFKERLEAFGIKADIEVVDNASDVVTQSDILNCATQSTEPVFDGNDLKPGTHINGVGSFKPVMKEMDETTIKRANQIYADDLESVKEEAGELIHAVDAGIISWDDIKGALVDIFEQDYLRQDDAEITLYKCVGAGYFDLAVAGGVMKMFAE, encoded by the coding sequence ATGATTACACTGACCGATGAACAGATTGAAAAAGAGTACCACATGCACCACGCCATAGCGGACGTCAAAAGCGTCCTGCAGGACTTGAAGGATGACGCGATCATCCAGGCGCCCCGCACCGTACTTCCGGTGGATGACAACAGCTCGATGCTGTATATGCCATGCATCAGCACGGCATCGAAGATCTCCATCATCAAGACCGTCTCCATCTTTCCTGTGAATAAAGACCTCCCGACGACGCAGGGGAACCTGCTTGTCACGGATCTGACGAAGGGTGAGCACAAGGCGACGATGGATGCCTCATACCTGACACGCCTCCGCACCGGTGCCATGACCGCCATCGCGACGGAAAGGCTGGCACGTAAGGATGCCAAGACGCTCGGTGCCATCGGTACGGGCAACATGGCCTTCGAGCAGGTGCTGGGTGTCATTGAAGTACGGGATATCGGAAGGATCGTACTCTTTAACCGTACGAAGGAGAAAGCAGAAGCGTTCAAGGAAAGGCTCGAGGCATTCGGCATCAAGGCCGACATCGAAGTCGTGGACAATGCATCGGATGTCGTCACACAGAGCGACATCCTCAACTGTGCCACCCAGTCCACAGAACCGGTATTCGACGGTAATGACCTGAAGCCCGGCACACATATCAACGGCGTCGGCTCCTTCAAGCCTGTAATGAAGGAAATGGACGAAACGACAATCAAAAGAGCAAACCAGATCTATGCCGACGACCTCGAATCCGTCAAGGAGGAGGCCGGTGAGCTGATCCATGCGGTGGATGCCGGCATCATCAGCTGGGACGACATCAAAGGCGCACTCGTCGATATATTCGAGCAGGACTACCTCAGGCAGGATGACGCTGAGATCACCCTCTACAAATGTGTGGGTGCAGGGTACTTCGACCTGGCAGTTGCCGGCGGTGTCATGAAGATGTTTGCGGAGTAG
- a CDS encoding DHA2 family efflux MFS transporter permease subunit, protein MAEDRIESKGVVVVIIAAAFLLTFNQFLLITAFPTIMAEFDINATQVQWLTNAFILVTLIFIPMSGYLSTTYSARTLVIFSLTCLLIGTAIGGWSPNFGILLLSRMIQAIGAGIILPLIQTILLIVFPYHRRGFAMGLLGAVTNIAPASAPSISGIIIDYLDWRSLHWVILPFILITVVMALFLMKNVLEQNRTTLDLRSVALSASGFALFILGLSNISVYGFLSLWSILPMAVGIVSVLFFIHRQFSIPTPVLNLNLFRNRTFSLAIILIFINMMLLLSTETILPMFAQDALGTSAFLSGFLLVPGTIILSIITFVSGNLYDRYGGKRIATIGFACTAVSLGLINTVGMEDSPYWIMVYFCLFMTGFGLTLMPLVTVSMSELGKADIPHGSAIVNTVRQFAMAFGIIILTSIISITVAVMDAPYATSTYWGTSYALIVMAGLAVLGFILTLRLKETRY, encoded by the coding sequence ATGGCGGAAGACAGAATAGAGAGCAAGGGTGTCGTTGTGGTGATCATCGCCGCAGCTTTTTTATTGACCTTCAACCAATTCCTATTGATCACCGCATTCCCGACGATCATGGCGGAGTTCGACATCAACGCCACACAAGTCCAGTGGCTGACGAATGCCTTCATCCTCGTCACACTGATATTCATCCCGATGTCGGGGTACCTGTCGACCACCTACTCCGCCCGGACACTCGTCATCTTCTCGCTCACCTGCCTGCTCATCGGTACGGCGATCGGCGGTTGGTCGCCGAACTTCGGCATCCTGCTCCTCTCACGCATGATCCAGGCGATTGGTGCGGGGATCATCCTGCCGCTCATCCAGACGATACTGCTCATCGTCTTCCCCTACCACAGGCGGGGGTTCGCCATGGGGCTGCTCGGTGCGGTGACGAACATCGCGCCCGCTTCCGCCCCGTCGATCTCGGGCATCATCATCGACTACCTCGACTGGCGGTCGCTACACTGGGTGATCCTGCCGTTCATCCTGATCACCGTCGTCATGGCCCTGTTCCTGATGAAGAACGTGCTTGAACAGAACCGGACAACGCTCGATCTCCGCTCGGTCGCCCTGTCCGCATCGGGCTTCGCCCTTTTCATCCTGGGACTCAGCAACATCAGCGTATACGGCTTCCTGAGCCTGTGGTCGATCCTGCCGATGGCGGTCGGAATCGTGAGTGTGCTGTTCTTCATCCACCGTCAGTTCAGCATCCCGACGCCGGTATTGAATTTGAATCTTTTCCGCAACCGGACGTTCAGCCTCGCCATCATACTGATTTTCATCAATATGATGCTGCTCTTATCGACGGAGACGATACTGCCGATGTTTGCACAGGATGCGCTTGGCACAAGCGCCTTCCTGTCCGGCTTCCTGCTCGTACCGGGGACGATCATCCTGTCCATCATCACATTCGTCTCCGGCAACCTGTATGACCGCTATGGGGGCAAGCGGATCGCCACAATCGGGTTCGCGTGCACCGCCGTGTCACTCGGGCTGATCAACACCGTCGGCATGGAGGATTCTCCCTACTGGATCATGGTGTACTTCTGTCTGTTCATGACCGGCTTCGGATTGACGCTCATGCCGCTCGTCACCGTCAGCATGTCCGAGCTCGGGAAGGCGGACATCCCGCATGGCTCCGCCATCGTCAACACCGTGCGCCAGTTCGCCATGGCCTTCGGCATCATTATACTGACATCCATCATCAGCATCACCGTCGCCGTGATGGATGCGCCGTATGCCACAAGCACTTATTGGGGCACATCCTATGCCCTCATCGTCATGGCCGGGCTTGCAGTGCTTGGTTTCATATTGACGCTCAGGTTGAAGGAAACGAGATACTGA
- a CDS encoding protein-export chaperone SecB, which produces MAGLTFENYFISKMHYENNKNFVSDENPIDIDPHFAVKIFKSEHQAVVNLGFTAGELEQEDSPFLVEVEISGLFSYVEEEADSIAFEDFLTNNAVALLFPYLRQVVSNLTAASNQFPTFILPVMNIAQLLKEEGNIDIIEDSNN; this is translated from the coding sequence ATGGCAGGATTAACTTTTGAGAATTATTTTATATCAAAAATGCATTATGAGAACAATAAAAATTTTGTCAGTGATGAAAATCCTATCGACATAGATCCACATTTTGCTGTAAAAATTTTTAAGAGCGAGCACCAAGCGGTTGTAAATCTAGGATTTACAGCAGGAGAGTTAGAACAAGAAGACTCCCCCTTTCTTGTAGAGGTAGAGATAAGCGGTCTATTTTCATATGTTGAAGAAGAAGCTGACTCAATAGCTTTTGAAGATTTTCTCACCAATAATGCTGTTGCATTGTTATTCCCTTATCTTAGGCAAGTTGTTTCAAACCTAACAGCAGCATCAAATCAATTCCCAACTTTCATTTTACCTGTGATGAATATCGCTCAACTTTTAAAGGAAGAAGGAAACATAGACATTATTGAAGATAGCAACAATTGA
- a CDS encoding MalY/PatB family protein — protein sequence MILDIKDFVDTYYVERKNTNSTKWDLLEERFGDPDLLPIWVADMEFKAPDSVISALTERVQHGAYGYSFIPDEYYATYSKWMEDSFGYKVDKEWCRPATGVVSALYWFMNCYTEEGDAVIITPPVYYPFFNVIRDLDRTLVTADMTENDGRFELDFDLFEQKIEENDVKLFILCSPHNPAGRVWTESELERMLAICEKHDVLVIADEIHQDFAYGEHKHTPATTIAAGKYTDRIVLVNAASKTFNLPGLLHANIVIENDALRKQFDDYAGQHIKSEKNILGHLATQAAYEDGGEWLEGLENVILSNYAYVRETLGVHIPEAKVMKLEGTYLPMIDLRGFLAPEDTKEFIQEKCRLAVDYGEWFGEGYEGYIRLNLATHPKFVKEAVDRMVEEYKKL from the coding sequence ATGATTTTGGATATAAAGGATTTTGTCGATACATATTATGTGGAGCGCAAGAATACGAACTCCACGAAGTGGGATCTTCTCGAGGAGCGGTTCGGAGATCCGGACCTGCTGCCGATCTGGGTCGCCGACATGGAATTCAAGGCGCCGGACAGCGTGATCAGCGCACTCACCGAGCGTGTCCAGCACGGTGCATACGGTTATTCATTCATCCCGGACGAATATTACGCGACATACTCCAAATGGATGGAGGACAGCTTCGGCTACAAGGTGGATAAGGAGTGGTGCCGCCCGGCAACAGGCGTCGTATCCGCACTCTACTGGTTCATGAACTGCTACACGGAGGAAGGGGATGCGGTCATCATCACACCGCCCGTCTACTACCCGTTCTTCAATGTCATCCGGGACCTCGACCGCACGCTCGTGACGGCGGATATGACGGAAAATGATGGCCGCTTCGAGCTCGACTTCGACCTGTTCGAACAGAAGATTGAAGAGAATGATGTGAAGCTCTTCATCCTATGCTCGCCGCACAATCCGGCCGGCCGTGTATGGACGGAGTCGGAGCTCGAGCGCATGCTCGCAATCTGTGAGAAGCATGATGTCCTCGTCATTGCCGATGAGATCCACCAGGACTTCGCCTACGGGGAACACAAGCATACACCGGCAACGACAATCGCCGCCGGCAAGTACACCGACCGCATCGTGCTTGTGAACGCCGCTTCCAAAACATTCAACCTGCCCGGCCTGCTCCATGCCAACATCGTCATCGAGAACGACGCACTGCGCAAGCAGTTCGACGACTATGCCGGCCAGCACATCAAGAGTGAGAAGAACATCCTCGGCCACCTTGCTACACAGGCTGCCTACGAGGATGGTGGCGAATGGCTCGAGGGGCTGGAGAATGTCATCCTGTCGAACTACGCCTACGTGCGGGAGACGCTCGGGGTGCATATACCGGAAGCGAAAGTGATGAAGCTCGAAGGGACATACCTGCCGATGATCGACCTGCGCGGCTTCCTCGCCCCTGAAGACACCAAGGAATTCATCCAGGAGAAGTGCAGGCTCGCCGTAGACTATGGAGAGTGGTTCGGGGAAGGCTATGAAGGCTACATCCGCCTGAACCTCGCGACGCATCCGAAGTTCGTCAAAGAGGCTGTCGACCGCATGGTCGAGGAATACAAGAAACTCTAA
- a CDS encoding McrB family protein, with the protein MLKDITLSEKDIRSFKEYVDSFLEVCNKSIGKTSTDSRGKTLNNFVVGGTRKPITVSEGKYKVRRSFAHGNNSLNTYPYVNIWWMSLFYDWQAVQWGKKAFFLSTKQSYSKVDKPLPEPHRGGLESYYKSWDVAEDGLSLENEQDYEDMLRNMIMLYNDFTQESGAESNTVEFKERLLSSKNIILHGPPGTGKSYMALELAKQITENNDDQMEFVQFHPSYDYTDFVEGLRTKQYGNNQVGFELMPGTFMKFCDKARRNQAGSDNFDESWELMLEEMREKEEVSIPTLTERSTLTFQLSSKDSLRFKDISAGTLTKWNLYNVYRGKQGRPSNAYDNYMKAVLKYMKENHKLQDYAEASGKKYVFIIDEINRGEISKIFGELFFSLDPGYRGEKGAVMTQYHALHSGAEYPFPEKFYVPENVYIIGTMNDIDRSVESFDFAMRRRFRFIEIKVKDSLSMLKQLDETRVTIDDVEDRLTRMNEGIENIPGLDKSYHIGPSYFLKLNDVGYDFEVLWEEFLEPLLKEYLRNHLDAEEHLYRLKQAYYLDEQDE; encoded by the coding sequence ATGTTAAAAGATATAACACTCTCCGAAAAAGATATCCGGTCTTTCAAAGAGTATGTGGATAGTTTCTTGGAAGTCTGCAATAAATCAATCGGAAAAACGTCGACAGATAGTCGTGGAAAGACTCTAAATAATTTTGTTGTTGGAGGAACAAGGAAACCAATTACCGTTTCGGAAGGAAAGTACAAAGTGAGGCGGTCTTTTGCGCATGGTAATAATTCATTGAATACCTATCCGTACGTAAATATCTGGTGGATGAGTCTCTTCTATGATTGGCAGGCAGTGCAGTGGGGAAAGAAGGCTTTCTTCCTGTCGACAAAACAGTCGTACTCCAAAGTGGATAAGCCTCTACCAGAGCCGCATAGAGGGGGTCTTGAATCATATTATAAAAGTTGGGATGTTGCTGAAGACGGCCTGAGCTTGGAAAATGAACAAGATTACGAAGATATGCTTAGAAATATGATTATGCTGTATAACGATTTTACTCAGGAATCAGGAGCCGAGAGTAATACAGTAGAGTTTAAAGAGCGACTGTTAAGTTCGAAAAACATTATTCTTCATGGGCCTCCCGGAACTGGAAAGTCTTATATGGCGTTGGAACTGGCCAAACAGATTACTGAAAATAATGATGATCAGATGGAATTCGTCCAGTTTCATCCAAGCTACGACTATACGGACTTCGTAGAAGGGCTTCGGACGAAACAATATGGGAACAATCAAGTGGGCTTTGAACTGATGCCGGGAACCTTTATGAAGTTTTGTGATAAAGCACGGAGGAATCAGGCAGGCTCGGATAACTTTGATGAGTCATGGGAGCTCATGCTTGAAGAAATGAGAGAAAAAGAGGAGGTATCTATACCGACTCTTACAGAGAGAAGTACACTTACTTTCCAGTTATCTTCAAAAGATTCATTACGTTTTAAAGATATCAGTGCAGGCACTTTAACTAAATGGAATTTATATAACGTGTATAGAGGGAAGCAAGGGCGTCCTTCCAATGCATATGATAACTATATGAAAGCTGTCCTTAAATACATGAAAGAAAACCATAAACTTCAGGATTATGCAGAAGCGAGTGGGAAGAAATATGTCTTTATCATCGATGAGATTAATAGAGGAGAAATATCTAAGATATTTGGCGAGCTCTTTTTCTCCCTCGACCCTGGATATAGGGGAGAAAAAGGTGCTGTCATGACCCAATATCATGCGTTGCATTCTGGGGCAGAGTACCCATTCCCCGAGAAGTTTTATGTGCCTGAGAATGTCTACATCATTGGTACGATGAATGACATTGATAGAAGTGTGGAGAGCTTCGACTTTGCGATGCGAAGACGGTTCAGGTTCATAGAAATCAAGGTGAAAGACAGCCTGAGTATGTTGAAACAACTCGATGAAACGCGGGTGACGATTGATGATGTCGAGGATCGACTTACAAGGATGAACGAAGGGATAGAAAATATTCCTGGATTGGATAAGAGTTACCATATAGGTCCAAGCTACTTTTTGAAATTGAATGATGTCGGTTATGACTTCGAAGTGTTGTGGGAGGAGTTCCTTGAGCCACTGCTGAAAGAGTATTTAAGAAACCACCTGGATGCAGAGGAACATTTATATCGTCTTAAGCAAGCCTACTATCTCGATGAACAGGATGAGTAG
- a CDS encoding NERD domain-containing protein, whose product MAIMVPSYRRSEEFNRSRGERLLYNELKKQLSDEYVIFHSVNVLGRARTNKGYPVDKEIDFIVFHPQKGIICIEVKHGEIRFRDNGIFQKQYLEYDDSSRNKENYVSIDPLKQIAPAKYSLIKHLKDNLGSRIEYSCTSVAFFTSVRSVDMHGKLPLFYRGRILFKEDLETLSESLDNHFDYHNGRIPKDKDLVKETKNSVINEIAPSCDAIPILSERIKENEFSFRKMTQEQIKVLDFLEKQKNAVIEGMAGSGKTVIALEKAKRLSESRKVLVLCFNRMIKDYMKISLQKYSSNIDVMNIYDLGLAYRYLKSGEFHWTRQMELLNDILQGKLEWDYDDLIIDEAQDYTKGILEMLYNIQKKSNGHFYAFYDIHQKTHNNMSEEWLDKFHNRYVLHSNCRNTIEIAEACCKIVGENIRKPSIKVSGQRPKWHINRTEDELKKTLETQLDYYIEQGISLSDIVLLTIKSSNDPSGILCNEKNLKAASFNIGKYKVSGYKKEGHLLFTTARKFKGNESDIVIIVDINEESLWNDNGKKLFYIAVSRAKHIAEVHCVMDGTEEESLYRSISREKRNEPFALREYLAMEKVNYSHGMR is encoded by the coding sequence ATGGCAATTATGGTACCTAGCTATCGTCGAAGTGAGGAGTTTAATCGTAGTAGAGGAGAACGTTTGCTCTATAATGAGTTAAAAAAACAATTAAGTGATGAATATGTCATATTTCATTCAGTTAATGTTTTAGGACGTGCACGTACAAATAAAGGTTATCCTGTAGACAAAGAAATTGATTTCATAGTTTTTCATCCTCAAAAGGGGATTATATGTATCGAGGTTAAGCATGGGGAAATAAGGTTTAGGGATAATGGGATATTTCAAAAACAGTATCTTGAGTATGATGATTCATCTAGAAATAAAGAGAATTATGTTTCAATTGATCCTTTAAAACAAATTGCGCCTGCCAAGTACTCTTTAATAAAACATTTAAAAGATAATCTTGGAAGTCGCATAGAGTACTCATGTACATCAGTAGCTTTCTTTACTTCAGTGCGTAGTGTAGATATGCATGGGAAGCTTCCACTTTTTTATAGAGGACGTATATTATTTAAAGAGGATTTAGAAACCCTTTCTGAATCGCTAGATAACCACTTTGATTACCATAATGGACGGATTCCCAAGGACAAAGATTTAGTAAAGGAAACAAAGAATTCTGTTATAAATGAGATTGCTCCTTCTTGTGATGCAATACCTATATTGAGTGAGCGCATTAAAGAGAATGAATTCTCATTTAGAAAGATGACACAAGAGCAGATCAAGGTATTGGACTTTCTTGAAAAACAAAAGAATGCAGTAATTGAAGGAATGGCTGGGTCTGGGAAGACTGTTATCGCCTTGGAAAAGGCGAAACGTCTATCTGAAAGCCGTAAAGTGCTTGTCCTTTGCTTTAATAGAATGATTAAAGATTATATGAAGATATCATTACAAAAATATTCCAGCAACATTGATGTTATGAATATTTATGACCTCGGTTTAGCATACCGTTATTTGAAGTCAGGTGAATTTCATTGGACTAGGCAGATGGAACTTTTGAATGATATATTGCAAGGCAAATTAGAATGGGATTATGATGATTTAATTATTGATGAAGCGCAAGACTATACAAAAGGCATATTAGAAATGCTATATAACATACAGAAAAAATCAAACGGACATTTTTATGCATTTTATGACATACATCAAAAGACTCATAATAATATGTCGGAAGAGTGGTTGGATAAATTTCACAACCGATACGTATTGCATAGTAATTGCCGGAATACAATCGAAATAGCAGAAGCATGTTGTAAAATCGTTGGGGAAAATATAAGAAAGCCAAGTATAAAAGTGAGTGGTCAAAGACCAAAATGGCATATAAATCGAACTGAGGATGAGCTAAAAAAGACTTTGGAAACTCAGTTGGACTACTATATTGAACAAGGGATTTCTTTAAGTGATATTGTCTTACTTACAATTAAATCTAGCAATGACCCTAGCGGAATATTATGCAATGAAAAAAACTTAAAAGCCGCATCATTTAATATAGGAAAATACAAAGTGAGTGGCTATAAAAAAGAAGGACATCTACTTTTTACTACAGCAAGAAAATTCAAAGGAAATGAAAGTGACATTGTCATTATTGTAGATATCAATGAAGAATCTTTGTGGAATGATAATGGTAAGAAACTATTTTATATAGCTGTTTCTCGAGCAAAGCATATTGCCGAAGTACATTGTGTAATGGATGGTACGGAGGAAGAGAGTTTATACCGTTCAATTTCTCGAGAAAAACGCAATGAACCTTTTGCATTAAGGGAATATTTAGCAATGGAAAAGGTGAACTATAGTCATGGGATGAGATAG
- a CDS encoding aminotransferase class I/II-fold pyridoxal phosphate-dependent enzyme, with protein sequence MPQANKKMKDIEVPGTRQFANRVEEFPDAVDLTLGQPDFETPQPIKDAAIEAINTKSMKYSHNTGLFELRETISQYYREVHGAEYDPDGEVLVTVGGSEGIDGILRAILDPGDEVLIPAPTYLGYEPIIELCGAVTKFVDMTPTGHIATPELIESNITEKTKAVLLNYPTNPTGVTYTKPQMDALVEVFRKHDIFVITDEIYAENTLEGEHISLASYTDIKEQVLVVNGLSKSHAMTGWRIGYVVGHRTIMEDVTAVHLYNTICAALPSQYAAIEALKHHRHVPKEMNEAYIERRDYIYRRLLDMGLEVPKPAGAFYIFPSIRKYDTDSFRFATNLLEATQLAVVPGRSFSEYGEGHIRLSFACSMAELKEAADRLERYINTLEEK encoded by the coding sequence ATGCCACAGGCGAACAAAAAAATGAAGGATATCGAGGTCCCGGGCACGCGGCAGTTTGCTAACCGGGTGGAGGAGTTCCCGGATGCGGTGGATCTGACGCTCGGCCAGCCGGACTTCGAGACGCCGCAGCCGATCAAGGATGCAGCGATTGAGGCAATCAATACGAAATCGATGAAGTACTCGCACAATACGGGACTCTTCGAACTCCGGGAGACGATCAGCCAGTACTACCGTGAGGTGCATGGTGCGGAATACGATCCGGACGGTGAGGTGCTCGTCACGGTCGGAGGCAGTGAGGGGATCGACGGCATCCTGCGCGCCATCCTGGACCCGGGTGATGAAGTGCTCATCCCCGCACCGACTTATCTTGGCTACGAGCCGATCATCGAACTGTGTGGAGCCGTGACGAAGTTCGTAGACATGACCCCGACGGGCCACATTGCGACACCGGAACTGATCGAGTCGAATATTACGGAGAAGACGAAGGCCGTACTGCTCAACTATCCGACGAACCCGACCGGCGTCACCTATACGAAGCCGCAGATGGATGCACTCGTCGAAGTGTTCAGGAAGCATGACATCTTCGTCATCACTGATGAGATCTATGCGGAGAATACGCTTGAAGGGGAACACATCAGCCTGGCAAGCTATACGGACATCAAGGAGCAGGTGCTCGTCGTCAACGGCCTCAGCAAGTCGCATGCCATGACCGGCTGGCGCATCGGATATGTCGTCGGGCACAGGACCATCATGGAGGATGTCACCGCCGTGCATCTCTACAACACCATCTGTGCCGCACTTCCGAGCCAGTATGCAGCGATCGAGGCACTGAAGCACCATCGTCATGTGCCGAAGGAGATGAATGAAGCCTACATTGAAAGGCGAGACTACATCTATCGTCGTCTCCTCGACATGGGACTCGAAGTGCCGAAGCCGGCAGGGGCGTTCTACATCTTCCCGTCGATCAGGAAGTACGACACCGACTCGTTCCGATTCGCGACCAACCTGCTTGAGGCGACGCAGCTCGCCGTCGTACCGGGCCGCTCGTTCTCGGAATATGGTGAGGGGCACATCCGCCTCTCATTTGCCTGCAGCATGGCGGAACTCAAGGAAGCGGCCGACAGACTGGAGCGCTACATCAATACATTGGAAGAGAAATGA
- a CDS encoding McrC family protein, with amino-acid sequence MDGQHLILKDNSRTGLEESCLGNTVFQYLQNKTMGDLTRSDMLIFPEDNEAYADDDRKVIETTQDKVVTSNLLGFFSNGKDAVSIVSRFDDSEDNYFLQYMLSKVYGITPLDYSSTMKPNQGFLDLLVLLFPSILNQALAKGIYKEYRTKRHNNSALKGKIDVARHIKNNIPFTGDIAFTNREFSFNNPVIQLVHHTIQFIKRHKQYHRILNESHITHENIKIIESIASSAKGSTAKLIDLNKRNIVKHAYYKEYEQLQKICIAILESQSMLFTSNSKEKFYGVVLDGAWLFEEYVNTVIGDVFHHPNNTEGTGTNYLFSGGAGKIYPDFISKNSKDRIIADAKYKPSRNISGVDYHQILSYMYRFDSTKGYYIYPYSIMENERPSKRPMELLKGLNFGSKKESMKRDQKITVTKLGLRVPIETENYHEFKSMMRMNEHELREEMKI; translated from the coding sequence ATGGACGGACAACATTTAATCCTTAAGGATAACTCCCGAACAGGGTTGGAGGAAAGCTGTCTTGGAAACACTGTCTTCCAATATTTGCAGAACAAAACAATGGGGGATCTGACAAGATCGGACATGCTTATTTTTCCAGAAGATAATGAGGCGTATGCAGATGATGATAGAAAGGTAATTGAGACAACGCAGGATAAAGTGGTGACATCAAACCTTCTGGGATTCTTCAGTAATGGCAAAGATGCAGTCAGTATCGTCAGTAGATTTGACGATAGTGAAGATAACTATTTCCTTCAATATATGTTGAGTAAAGTCTATGGTATTACACCGTTGGACTATTCCAGTACTATGAAGCCCAATCAGGGTTTCTTGGATTTATTGGTACTTCTGTTCCCCAGTATTTTGAATCAAGCATTGGCGAAAGGGATCTATAAAGAGTATCGAACGAAGCGTCACAATAACAGTGCCCTCAAGGGCAAAATTGATGTCGCCCGACATATTAAAAATAATATTCCTTTTACTGGAGATATTGCCTTCACAAATAGAGAATTCAGTTTTAATAATCCAGTGATTCAGCTTGTACATCATACAATCCAATTTATAAAACGACATAAACAGTATCATCGCATTTTGAATGAATCACACATTACGCATGAAAATATAAAAATCATTGAAAGTATTGCTTCTTCAGCAAAAGGGTCAACGGCCAAACTGATTGATCTTAATAAGCGGAATATAGTGAAACACGCTTACTATAAAGAGTATGAGCAGCTACAGAAAATATGCATCGCCATACTTGAAAGTCAAAGTATGCTGTTCACAAGCAACAGTAAAGAAAAATTTTATGGTGTTGTTCTCGATGGGGCGTGGTTGTTTGAGGAATATGTGAATACGGTAATAGGTGATGTATTCCACCATCCTAACAATACAGAAGGGACGGGAACTAATTATCTCTTCTCCGGTGGCGCGGGAAAAATCTACCCTGACTTCATATCAAAAAACAGTAAAGATAGAATAATCGCGGACGCGAAGTATAAACCGAGCCGCAACATTTCTGGGGTAGATTATCATCAAATCTTATCTTATATGTATCGGTTTGACTCAACTAAGGGCTACTATATCTACCCATACTCAATTATGGAAAATGAAAGGCCTTCAAAGCGCCCCATGGAACTTTTAAAAGGTCTCAACTTTGGCTCGAAGAAAGAAAGTATGAAGCGGGATCAAAAAATTACTGTAACGAAGCTGGGGCTGAGAGTACCTATAGAGACAGAAAACTACCATGAATTTAAAAGTATGATGAGAATGAATGAGCACGAATTGAGGGAAGAAATGAAAATTTGA